A segment of the Exiguobacterium oxidotolerans JCM 12280 genome:
GACGGACGCTGCAACGCGTTCCGGGTGAAGACCAACTAACCCGAGATGGGAGGCAATTTGATCGGCCGTCTTAAAACCGATCCCGCTCACTTCGTACATCAAGGAATACGGGTTTTCACGAATCCGCGCCATCGCATCCCCTTCGTACGCCGCATAAATTTTAGCTGCCAGTTTCGGCGTGACGTCGAACGGTGCCAAAAACAACATCAATTGATCAACACCATAGAGCGTTGCCAGTCGACTGAAGATGACGTCAGCTTGTTTTTGTTTAAGTCCAGGCACACGATCGAGGGCACGGCTATCTTTTAAGATGACATCGATCGCATCCTCGCCAAGTGCCTCGACGATATTTTTCGCTGTTTTCGGACCAATGCCGGTAAACGATCCATTCGTCAAAAAGCGGACAGCGGCATGCTTCGTCATCGGAACAGAGCGGCGAATCAACTCTGCCTTTAATTGTTTCCCGAACCGTGGATGATCAATCAATCGTCCGAATGCCTGGTACGTACCGCCAAGTTCAATTCCGACACCTGTTCCCGTCACGACGAGTTCGGTTTCTTTCAATTCAAAGTTTTTTTCCTTCACAGCCACCAATACGATGGAATGCGCTTCTTCTTCGGAGGAGAAGAGCACACGTTTAACACGACCGACGACTTGATGGGGGTGCTCCATCACTCCACCTACTTTCTAAAAGACTACGATCTCACTACGCTCTCACCATCATAGCATTCGTTTAATCGATTTAAAATCAGGGAAAGTGAAGTTGGACTAAAAATCGAATTGGAGGAGAAGCTTGTGGGACGATTACCAATTGCTGGCTTATGTGAATTAGTACTTGAAGTAGAGGATATGGAACGTGCTGTCGACTTTTGGCATGGGACGCTCGGAATACCGATTGTCGAACAATGGGCTCCGGATGACGCGGAACCAAGTAAAGAGCAAGCCACTCAAGACGGCGTTTGGGCGACATGGCTCTATATTGGTGGAAACACGCGACTCGGACTCTGGCTCAAACGAGATTTCACCCTTGAGGAACGGACTGTCAAAAATCTACCGGTCACGAAGTGGG
Coding sequences within it:
- a CDS encoding helix-hairpin-helix domain-containing protein, translated to MEHPHQVVGRVKRVLFSSEEEAHSIVLVAVKEKNFELKETELVVTGTGVGIELGGTYQAFGRLIDHPRFGKQLKAELIRRSVPMTKHAAVRFLTNGSFTGIGPKTAKNIVEALGEDAIDVILKDSRALDRVPGLKQKQADVIFSRLATLYGVDQLMLFLAPFDVTPKLAAKIYAAYEGDAMARIRENPYSLMYEVSGIGFKTADQIASHLGLVGLHPERVAASVMHILEQEAGEGHAFATIDSLLQRAPRLLGEDPGERLEQAIELLLTEDKVKLEEGCLYLPTIYYAEVRAAKELARVMANGAEQEVDVATILTAIGQLEERFGMEYATQQREAIELAVKAPLMVLTGGPGTGKTTVIKGI
- a CDS encoding VOC family protein codes for the protein MGRLPIAGLCELVLEVEDMERAVDFWHGTLGIPIVEQWAPDDAEPSKEQATQDGVWATWLYIGGNTRLGLWLKRDFTLEERTVKNLPVTKWDSLYDEGGTHVHCAFYIEKNRFEDALNVLREADIAVKIREWDEQETSNDKEYSAYFKDTEQNVIELYTKNMDEAYEDFSGPPQRVVREVGN